One segment of Castanea sativa cultivar Marrone di Chiusa Pesio chromosome 3, ASM4071231v1 DNA contains the following:
- the LOC142628132 gene encoding nuclear pore complex protein NUP54 encodes MFGTPSSTPAFGTPSSTPAFGTPSSTPAFGTPSSTPAFGTPSSTPAFGTPTTPSFAGGFGSSPFSTPFSSQQQQQQQQQQQQQTPLFQQQSPSTGFGFQTTPFSTPQPTPFPNAQLTTQMAPVSPLPFSLADRDIQAIVDAYKEEPGNPKYAFKHLLFSVTDPQFRVKPAGVSDIMWAEAMGKLEGMESADRERLWPQLVQGFKDLSQRLKLQDDVIVSDAERLRITQSNVKMLQRHLQADTLPLIERMRQKEQGLQRRLLRVMRMVEALEGKGFRLPLMKGEVELAEKLAAITRQLKGSGAELSRRVQNLLTLSRVQANGIGAGGSVYLPGSTKIHEQSLVDMQEVVQQQTEAIARLGNVLKRDIRDMEIIMAEDTELTD; translated from the exons GGCACTCCGTCCTCAACCCCAGCCTTCGGCACTCCATCCTCAACCCCAGCATTCGGCACTCCTTCCTCCACTCCAGCATTCGGCACTCCGTCTTCCACCCCAGCGTTCGGTACTCCGTCTTCAACTCCAGCTTTCGGCACTCCAACGACGCCGTCTTTCGCCGGCGGTTTCGGCTCTTCTCCCTTCTCCACACCATTCTCTtctcaacaacaacagcaacaacagcagcagcagcagcaacagacTCCGCTGTTTCAGCAACAGTCGCCATCTACCGGTTTCGGCTTCCAAACGACGCCGTTTTCTACGCCGCAGCCCACTCCTTTCCCCAATGCGCAATTGACTACTCAGATGGCTCCTGTGTCtcctctccctttctctctcgcCGATCGCGATATTCAA GCGATTGTCGATGCTTATAAGGAAGAGCCTGGAAACCCTAAATATGCTTTCAAG CATTTGTTGTTTAGCGTAACGGATCCGCAGTTCAGAGTGAAGCCTGCTGGTGTATCAGAT ATTATGTGGGCGGAGGCAATGGGAAAGCTGGAAGGTATGGAAAGTGCTGACAGGGAGCGCCTATGGCCTCAGCTCGTTCAGGGTTTTAAGGATCTTTCACAACGTCTTAAG CTCCAAGATGATGTCATTGTTTCAGATGCTGAGAGATTGCGAATTACCCAAAGCAATGTGAAGatg CTTCAAAGACATTTGCAAGCTGACACTCTTCCATTGATTGAAAGAATGAGACAGAAAGAGCAAGGTCTTCAAAGGCGTCTTTTAAGG GTAATGAGAATGGTGGAGGCATTGGAGGGTAAGGGTTTCCGATTACCCTTAATGAAAGGGGAAGTTGAATTGGCTGAGAAGTTAGCTGCAATAACTAGACAG CTGAAAGGATCTGGAGCAGAACTTTCTAGAAGAGTACAAAACCTGCTGACTTTGTCCCGTGTTCAAGCAAATGGCATTGGTGCCGGAGGTTCTGTTTATCTTCCAGGATCAACCAAAATACATGAACAGAGTCTTGTTGATATGCAGGAG GTTGTACAACAGCAGACGGAGGCCATTGCTAGGCTTGGCAACGTTTTGAAGAGGGATATCAGGGACATGGAGATCATTATGGCTGAGGACACAGAATTGACAGATTGA
- the LOC142628130 gene encoding mannosyl-oligosaccharide glucosidase GCS1-like isoform X1, whose translation MSGNGRRTTRSRTKSAADADGDDPLRNTKPNPKLRKDRNRAHNSILFDVNLKVMLGVSVFAFFVIFFLIRRLVNPVEEVRRPRVVTPFPAPKIMDLPQFQGEHRESLYWGTYRPHVYLGIRARTPRSLLAGLMWIGVKDGRYAMRHVCQDSDELSTYGWTHHNGRDFGHQILVDQDMTLATSFLKSKVDGSGYGGDWAVRIDVQSKQSERSEDMLRTAHIFFYMADEDGHALSLSTDNLDVHEGSLLASGSRMDVGGWQLHLKSMDDLEVHYSGFKTNHIHNLSELVQENLGAQARKYGRLQLSDTSDGSPNILVFQVSARIPFKTDIVFVSGTGLQSSGVEERVNSLTGTSLTGQLKEKQREFDTKFEKSFNLADKLDSESMIAGKAAIGNMLGGIGYFYGQSKISLPGNPNLGGLNNFISYWPAELYTAVPSRPFFPRGFLWDEGFHQLLIWRWDVHISLDIIGHWLDLMNIDGWIPREQILGAEARSKVPEEFIPQHPTNGNPPTLFLALRDIVHSLKQNKFISTESKEISSFLERAYVRLEAWFQWFNTTQSGKEMSSYYWHGRDVTTTRELNPKTLSSGLDDYPRASHPSEDERHLDLRCWMYLASDCMHSIAEVLDKDTKPGKDYGATAKLLSDFQILNQMHLDDKYGAYFDFGNHTEKVRLHWKENMVGHNHATRELVREVLERPELRLVPHVGYVSLFPFMGRIIPPESWILEKQLDLISNQSILWTDYGLRSLSKTSSLYMKRNTEHDPPYWRGPIWMNMNYMILSALHHYSKGITRQLIQTKRTTKKIFYNKSFGLIVTEDGPYRDKARAIYDDLRGNLIRNVVRNYHQTGFLWEQYDQRKGKGKGARVFTGWTALVVLMMAEAYGES comes from the exons ATGAGTGGAAATGGCCGAAGAACTACTCGGAGCAGAACCAAATCCGCCGCCGATGCCGACGGCGACGATCCTCTCCGTAACACAAAACCTAACCCGAAACTACGTAAAGATAGAAATAGAGCTCACAACTCCATTCTCTTCGACGTCAATCTCAAAGTCATGCTAGGAGTCAGCGTTTTTGCGTTCTTTGTGATCTTCTTCTTAATTCGCCGCCTTGTGAATCCGGTTGAAGAAGTTCGGAGACCGAGGGTTGTGACGCCATTTCCGGCGCCAAAAATCATGGACCTCCCTCAG TTTCAAGGAGAGCACAGAGAGAGTTTGTATTGGGGAACCTATCGCCCTCATGTTTATCTCGGAATTCGTGCCAG GACTCCACGGTCTTTGCTTGCTGGCTTGATGTGGATTGGTGTAAAGGATGGAAGATATGCCATGAGACATGTCTGCCAAGATTCAGATGAGCTAAGCACATATGGTTGGACGCATCATAATGGACGTGACTTTGGGCACCAAATTCTGGTTGACCAGGACATGACTTTGGCAACAAGTTTCCTGAAATCCAAGGTTGATGGCAGTGGCTATGGAGGAGATTGGGCTGTACGGATTGATGTTCAAAGCAAGCA ATCTGAAAGGAGTGAGGATATGTTGAGAACTGCACATATATTTTTCTATATGGCTGATGAAGATGGTCACGCTCTAAGTTTGAGTACAGATAACTTGGATGTTCATGAAGGTTCTCTCCTTGCATCGGGATCACGAATGGATGTTGGAGGTTGGCAGCTACATTTAAAATCAATG GATGATTTGGAAGTCCATTATTCTGGTTTTAAGACTAATCACATTCACAATTTATCTGAGCTTGTCCAGGAAAACCTTGGAGCTCAA GCAAGAAAGTATGGTCGGCTGCAGCTGTCTGACACTTCTGATGGCTCTCCAAATATTCTAGTTTTTCAG GTTTCTGCTAGGATTCCTTTCAAAACAGATATTGTGTTTGTCTCTGGAACTGGATTGCAAAGCTCAGGAGTTGAAGAACGTGTCAACAGCCTTACAG GTACCTCTTTGACTGGTCAATTGAAAGAGAAGCAAAGAGAATTTGACACTAAATTTGAGAAGAGCTTTAATCTGGCTGACAAG CTCGATTCTGAATCCATGATTGCTGGTAAAGCTGCTATTGGAAACATGTTGGGTGGCATAGGCTATTTCTATGGCCAGTCAAAAATTTCGCTCCCAGGAAACCCTAAT CTTGGGGGtctcaataattttatttcgTATTGGCCAGCTGAGCTTTACACAGCTGTTCCAAGTCGACCCTTCTTCCCAAGGGGATTTTTATGGGATGAAGGTTTTCATCAGCTGCTGATCTG GCGTTGGGATGTTCACATTAGCTTGGATATCATTGGACACTGGTTAGATCTAATGAATATTGATGGATGGATTCCACGTGAGCAAATTTTGGGTGCTGAAGCTCGAAG TAAGGTCCCAGAGGAATTCATTCCCCAGCATCCCACTAATGGAAATCCACCAACTCTTTTTTTGGCCTTGCGTG ACATTGTTCATAgcttaaaacaaaacaagtttatttCCACGGAAAGCAAGGAGATCTCTTCATTCCTAGAGCGGGCTTATGTTCGCCTTGAAGCATGGTTCCAATGGTTCAACACTACGCAGTCAG GGAAGGAGATGAGCAGCTATTATTGGCATGGGAGGGACGTTACAACAACTCGTGAATTAAATCCAAAG ACACTGAGCTCTGGTTTGGATGATTATCCACGTGCTTCACACCCAAGTGAAGATGAACGTCACTTGGATCTTAGATGCTGGATGTATCTTGCTTCAGATTGCATGCATTCCATTGCAGAGGTTCTTGATAAGGATACTAAACCTGGAAAG GATTATGGTGCAACAGCAAAGCTGCTCTCAGATTTTCAAATTCTGAATCAG ATGCACTTGGATGATAAATACGGAGCTTACTTTGATTTTGGAAATCATACAGAAAAG GTTCGTCTGCACTGGAAAGAAAATATGGTAGGACACAATCATGCAACTCGAGAGCTTGTACGTGAAGTGTTAGAAAGGCCTGAGTTGAGACTGGTTCCTCATGTTGGCTACGTTAGTCTTTTTCCATTCATGGGGAGGATCATTCCACCT GAATCATGGATTCTGGAGAAACAGCTTGACCTCATTTCAAACCAGAGCATCCTATGGACTGACTATGGACTCCGTTCTCTTTCCAAAACAAG CTCATTATACATGAAACGCAACACAGAGCACGACCCACCGTATTGGAGAGGTCCTATTTGGATGAACATGAATTACATGATTCTTTCAGCACTCCACCATTACTCTAAAGGTATAACTCGGCAACtcatacaaacaaaaagaaccaCAAAGAAAatcttttacaacaaatcttttGGGTTGATTGTAACAGAGGATGGACCATATAGAGACAAAGCCAGAGCCATCTATGATGACTTGCGAGGCAATTTGATTAG AAATGTGGTACGCAATTATCACCAGACTGGGTTTCTGTGGGAACAGTATGATCAGAGGAAAGGCAAGGGAAAAGGCGCGCGTGTATTTACTGGTTGGACGGCACTTGTGGTATTAATGATGGCAGAAGCTTATGGCGAAAGTTAG
- the LOC142628130 gene encoding mannosyl-oligosaccharide glucosidase GCS1-like isoform X2 yields MSGNGRRTTRSRTKSAADADGDDPLRNTKPNPKLRKDRNRAHNSILFDVNLKVMLGVSVFAFFVIFFLIRRLVNPVEEVRRPRVVTPFPAPKIMDLPQFQGEHRESLYWGTYRPHVYLGIRARTPRSLLAGLMWIGVKDGRYAMRHVCQDSDELSTYGWTHHNGRDFGHQILVDQDMTLATSFLKSKVDGSGYGGDWAVRIDVQSKQSERSEDMLRTAHIFFYMADEDGHALSLSTDNLDVHEGSLLASGSRMDVGGWQLHLKSMDDLEVHYSGFKTNHIHNLSELVQENLGAQARKYGRLQLSDTSDGSPNILVFQVSARIPFKTDIVFVSGTGLQSSGVEERVNSLTGTSLTGQLKEKQREFDTKFEKSFNLADKLDSESMIAGKAAIGNMLGGIGYFYGQSKISLPGNPNLGGLNNFISYWPAELYTAVPSRPFFPRGFLWDEGFHQLLIWRWDVHISLDIIGHWLDLMNIDGWIPREQILGAEARSKVPEEFIPQHPTNGNPPTLFLALRDIVHSLKQNKFISTESKEISSFLERAYVRLEAWFQWFNTTQSGKEMSSYYWHGRDVTTTRELNPKTLSSGLDDYPRASHPSEDERHLDLRCWMYLASDCMHSIAEVLDKDTKPGKDYGATAKLLSDFQILNQMHLDDKYGAYFDFGNHTEKVRLHWKENMVGHNHATRELVREVLERPELRLVPHVGYVSLFPFMGRIIPPESWILEKQLDLISNQSILWTDYGLRSLSKTSSLYMKRNTEHDPPYWRGPIWMNMNYMILSALHHYSKEDGPYRDKARAIYDDLRGNLIRNVVRNYHQTGFLWEQYDQRKGKGKGARVFTGWTALVVLMMAEAYGES; encoded by the exons ATGAGTGGAAATGGCCGAAGAACTACTCGGAGCAGAACCAAATCCGCCGCCGATGCCGACGGCGACGATCCTCTCCGTAACACAAAACCTAACCCGAAACTACGTAAAGATAGAAATAGAGCTCACAACTCCATTCTCTTCGACGTCAATCTCAAAGTCATGCTAGGAGTCAGCGTTTTTGCGTTCTTTGTGATCTTCTTCTTAATTCGCCGCCTTGTGAATCCGGTTGAAGAAGTTCGGAGACCGAGGGTTGTGACGCCATTTCCGGCGCCAAAAATCATGGACCTCCCTCAG TTTCAAGGAGAGCACAGAGAGAGTTTGTATTGGGGAACCTATCGCCCTCATGTTTATCTCGGAATTCGTGCCAG GACTCCACGGTCTTTGCTTGCTGGCTTGATGTGGATTGGTGTAAAGGATGGAAGATATGCCATGAGACATGTCTGCCAAGATTCAGATGAGCTAAGCACATATGGTTGGACGCATCATAATGGACGTGACTTTGGGCACCAAATTCTGGTTGACCAGGACATGACTTTGGCAACAAGTTTCCTGAAATCCAAGGTTGATGGCAGTGGCTATGGAGGAGATTGGGCTGTACGGATTGATGTTCAAAGCAAGCA ATCTGAAAGGAGTGAGGATATGTTGAGAACTGCACATATATTTTTCTATATGGCTGATGAAGATGGTCACGCTCTAAGTTTGAGTACAGATAACTTGGATGTTCATGAAGGTTCTCTCCTTGCATCGGGATCACGAATGGATGTTGGAGGTTGGCAGCTACATTTAAAATCAATG GATGATTTGGAAGTCCATTATTCTGGTTTTAAGACTAATCACATTCACAATTTATCTGAGCTTGTCCAGGAAAACCTTGGAGCTCAA GCAAGAAAGTATGGTCGGCTGCAGCTGTCTGACACTTCTGATGGCTCTCCAAATATTCTAGTTTTTCAG GTTTCTGCTAGGATTCCTTTCAAAACAGATATTGTGTTTGTCTCTGGAACTGGATTGCAAAGCTCAGGAGTTGAAGAACGTGTCAACAGCCTTACAG GTACCTCTTTGACTGGTCAATTGAAAGAGAAGCAAAGAGAATTTGACACTAAATTTGAGAAGAGCTTTAATCTGGCTGACAAG CTCGATTCTGAATCCATGATTGCTGGTAAAGCTGCTATTGGAAACATGTTGGGTGGCATAGGCTATTTCTATGGCCAGTCAAAAATTTCGCTCCCAGGAAACCCTAAT CTTGGGGGtctcaataattttatttcgTATTGGCCAGCTGAGCTTTACACAGCTGTTCCAAGTCGACCCTTCTTCCCAAGGGGATTTTTATGGGATGAAGGTTTTCATCAGCTGCTGATCTG GCGTTGGGATGTTCACATTAGCTTGGATATCATTGGACACTGGTTAGATCTAATGAATATTGATGGATGGATTCCACGTGAGCAAATTTTGGGTGCTGAAGCTCGAAG TAAGGTCCCAGAGGAATTCATTCCCCAGCATCCCACTAATGGAAATCCACCAACTCTTTTTTTGGCCTTGCGTG ACATTGTTCATAgcttaaaacaaaacaagtttatttCCACGGAAAGCAAGGAGATCTCTTCATTCCTAGAGCGGGCTTATGTTCGCCTTGAAGCATGGTTCCAATGGTTCAACACTACGCAGTCAG GGAAGGAGATGAGCAGCTATTATTGGCATGGGAGGGACGTTACAACAACTCGTGAATTAAATCCAAAG ACACTGAGCTCTGGTTTGGATGATTATCCACGTGCTTCACACCCAAGTGAAGATGAACGTCACTTGGATCTTAGATGCTGGATGTATCTTGCTTCAGATTGCATGCATTCCATTGCAGAGGTTCTTGATAAGGATACTAAACCTGGAAAG GATTATGGTGCAACAGCAAAGCTGCTCTCAGATTTTCAAATTCTGAATCAG ATGCACTTGGATGATAAATACGGAGCTTACTTTGATTTTGGAAATCATACAGAAAAG GTTCGTCTGCACTGGAAAGAAAATATGGTAGGACACAATCATGCAACTCGAGAGCTTGTACGTGAAGTGTTAGAAAGGCCTGAGTTGAGACTGGTTCCTCATGTTGGCTACGTTAGTCTTTTTCCATTCATGGGGAGGATCATTCCACCT GAATCATGGATTCTGGAGAAACAGCTTGACCTCATTTCAAACCAGAGCATCCTATGGACTGACTATGGACTCCGTTCTCTTTCCAAAACAAG CTCATTATACATGAAACGCAACACAGAGCACGACCCACCGTATTGGAGAGGTCCTATTTGGATGAACATGAATTACATGATTCTTTCAGCACTCCACCATTACTCTAAAG AGGATGGACCATATAGAGACAAAGCCAGAGCCATCTATGATGACTTGCGAGGCAATTTGATTAG AAATGTGGTACGCAATTATCACCAGACTGGGTTTCTGTGGGAACAGTATGATCAGAGGAAAGGCAAGGGAAAAGGCGCGCGTGTATTTACTGGTTGGACGGCACTTGTGGTATTAATGATGGCAGAAGCTTATGGCGAAAGTTAG